One stretch of Chitinophagaceae bacterium DNA includes these proteins:
- a CDS encoding histidine kinase: protein MRPSIILFSLAVLLAPLFFKAAAQPIGFRYFKLEKDNKPVKINTLFKNRQGYIYAGTDNGVYKFDGEKYTRINFENPEYNDTATALFQDRQLRTWVGFKSGRIANILNKKLVYFNPEEGSPKKRITAFLQDKEDNLWFSTNGEGIYFTRGRHIYLFNAEDGLSDLNISTITLADNGDVLAGTDQGINICSISNGKKNVSVIGPKLGLPDYIVTSIVPADKNMYWIGLQDKGFCLYDHTHKKISIPPAAQNWNYGQINSLLNAQNMLWIATHDNGLYKYSFTAKELGPVPQVKAGNKIESLLQDNQGNVWLTSPELGLIRTPGELLKLAPIPGSPVFEHVHALLAVKNGDTWLNDYNNDLLRVYMNNGTYAAQKISIPVLNEKTDITSLYQDPNENIWVGSMGRGLFIIDPHSLQQRAFTENPVFKNASILSISGKGNTVFVSSLEGTMAIDIRPENINIGKPYRFINYDNSSTGTNYIYAVYKDSRNRVWFATDGNGLTMLQDSVFSYFTKKDQIKDEHVYSITEDRQGNIWFSTASAGIYKYDGKKFTNYSINDGLSDLNISVLKTDNAGNIIIVHKLGLDILNPVTGNISYLNSNQGIAKINAEDLGAVTQDHTGRVMLSTVDGILSFSSPSNSLQKPTAVIESVQLFLKDIDDDRSNVFSHDENNFTFNYTGLYYSDPGQVYYQYKLEGLDSSWVLTKDRSKNFPKLEPGHYTFRIRSSLNRNFKNADEASYPFVIKQAFYKRAWFITLCILIAAVLLYWYIKGREASLKKMERLRQEKVQFQFEVLRNQVNPHFLFNSFNTLISTIEDDPKMAVEYVEQLSDFFRNIVNYRDKEIISLKEETDLLDIYYFLQQKRHGNNIELKSSLTEQQKALYFIPPLTLQLLMENAIKHNAISKETKLIISLEITEDEYLQVKNNIHARMSKQEGSGMGLQNIVNRYTLLSSKKVQISHDEKYFIVSLPLLKN, encoded by the coding sequence ATGAGGCCTTCCATAATCCTTTTCAGCCTGGCCGTTCTGTTGGCGCCGCTTTTTTTTAAAGCGGCAGCACAGCCCATCGGGTTCAGGTATTTCAAACTGGAAAAAGACAATAAGCCCGTTAAAATAAATACCCTCTTCAAAAACCGGCAGGGCTATATTTATGCCGGTACCGATAACGGTGTTTATAAATTCGACGGGGAAAAATATACCCGGATAAATTTTGAGAACCCTGAGTATAACGATACTGCCACCGCCCTCTTCCAGGACCGGCAGTTGAGAACATGGGTGGGTTTTAAAAGCGGCCGCATCGCCAACATCCTCAATAAAAAACTCGTCTACTTCAACCCCGAGGAAGGGTCACCCAAAAAAAGGATCACGGCATTCCTGCAGGATAAAGAAGATAACCTCTGGTTCTCCACCAACGGCGAGGGCATCTATTTCACCAGGGGCAGGCACATATACCTCTTCAATGCAGAAGACGGACTGAGCGACCTGAACATAAGTACCATCACCCTGGCCGATAATGGGGATGTACTGGCCGGCACCGACCAGGGCATCAATATCTGCAGCATCAGCAACGGCAAAAAGAATGTTTCGGTGATCGGCCCAAAGCTCGGACTGCCGGATTACATCGTTACTTCCATTGTGCCTGCAGACAAAAATATGTACTGGATCGGGTTACAGGACAAGGGATTTTGCCTCTACGACCATACCCATAAAAAGATAAGCATTCCGCCCGCTGCACAAAACTGGAATTATGGACAGATCAATTCCCTGCTGAATGCACAGAATATGTTGTGGATCGCCACACATGATAACGGGCTGTACAAATATTCGTTCACGGCAAAGGAACTGGGTCCGGTGCCCCAGGTGAAAGCAGGCAATAAAATTGAAAGCCTGCTGCAGGATAACCAGGGAAATGTATGGCTTACATCACCGGAACTGGGATTGATACGTACACCCGGAGAATTGCTGAAACTGGCCCCCATACCCGGCTCCCCTGTTTTTGAACACGTGCATGCCCTGCTCGCAGTAAAGAACGGCGATACCTGGCTGAATGATTACAACAACGACCTGCTGCGGGTTTACATGAATAACGGAACCTATGCCGCTCAAAAAATAAGCATACCCGTACTGAATGAAAAAACCGACATCACTTCCCTCTACCAGGATCCCAATGAGAACATATGGGTGGGATCGATGGGCCGTGGACTATTCATTATTGATCCGCACAGTCTTCAGCAACGGGCATTTACGGAGAACCCGGTTTTTAAAAATGCCAGCATCCTCTCCATCAGCGGAAAAGGGAATACGGTGTTTGTAAGCAGCCTGGAAGGCACCATGGCCATTGACATCCGGCCGGAGAATATCAATATCGGCAAACCCTACCGTTTCATCAATTACGATAACTCAAGTACCGGCACCAACTACATATATGCGGTGTACAAAGACAGCCGTAACCGGGTATGGTTTGCTACCGACGGCAACGGTCTGACCATGCTGCAGGACAGCGTTTTTTCCTATTTCACCAAAAAAGACCAGATCAAAGACGAACACGTCTATTCCATCACCGAAGACCGGCAGGGCAATATATGGTTCAGTACAGCCAGTGCAGGCATTTATAAGTACGACGGGAAGAAGTTCACCAATTACTCGATCAATGACGGCCTCAGCGACCTGAATATCTCCGTACTTAAAACAGACAATGCCGGCAACATCATCATTGTTCACAAGCTGGGGCTCGATATCCTGAACCCGGTCACCGGCAATATCTCGTACCTGAACAGCAACCAGGGCATTGCAAAGATCAATGCCGAAGACCTGGGTGCCGTTACGCAGGATCATACAGGGCGGGTGATGCTGAGTACGGTTGATGGCATCCTGTCCTTTTCTTCTCCTTCCAATTCGCTGCAAAAACCCACCGCCGTTATTGAATCGGTGCAGTTGTTCTTAAAGGACATTGACGACGACCGCTCCAATGTATTCAGTCATGACGAGAATAATTTTACGTTCAACTATACCGGCCTGTATTATTCCGATCCCGGGCAGGTTTATTACCAATATAAACTGGAGGGACTCGACAGCAGCTGGGTGCTTACGAAAGACCGGAGCAAGAACTTTCCAAAACTGGAACCCGGCCATTATACGTTCCGCATCCGGTCTTCTTTGAACCGTAATTTTAAAAATGCGGATGAAGCATCCTACCCCTTTGTGATCAAACAGGCTTTTTATAAACGGGCATGGTTCATTACCCTGTGCATACTTATTGCCGCCGTACTGTTATACTGGTATATAAAGGGCCGGGAAGCTTCGCTGAAGAAAATGGAAAGGCTCCGGCAGGAAAAAGTACAGTTCCAGTTTGAAGTGCTGCGTAACCAGGTGAATCCCCATTTCCTGTTCAACAGTTTCAACACGCTTATATCAACCATTGAAGATGATCCGAAGATGGCCGTTGAGTACGTGGAGCAGTTATCGGATTTTTTCCGGAACATCGTGAACTACCGCGACAAGGAGATCATTTCGCTCAAAGAAGAGACCGACCTGCTCGACATCTATTATTTCCTGCAGCAAAAACGCCACGGCAATAATATTGAGCTGAAGAGCAGCCTGACCGAACAGCAAAAGGCCCTGTATTTCATTCCGCCGCTTACCCTGCAGTTACTGATGGAGAATGCCATCAAGCACAATGCCATCTCCAAAGAGACAAAACTCATCATCAGCCTGGAGATAACGGAAGATGAATACCTGCAGGTAAAGAACAACATCCATGCCCGGATGAGCAAACAGGAAGGCTCCGGCATGGGCCTCCAGAACATTGTGAACCGGTATACACTGCTCAGCAGCAAAAAAGTACAGATCAGCCATGATGAAAAATATTTCATAGTTTCATTACCCCTTTTAAAAAATTGA
- a CDS encoding DUF4878 domain-containing protein encodes MKKIIFILAIATSLAACNSNDAGPSTSSPTATIDGMFNAMKNGQIDDFKKFITKNDAAMIEEGMRLANSIDSNLVKKAKETMADEFKEKVKNVSYKLKNEKIDGDNATVDAEVTENGKTETHAFNLVKEDGAWKIALSKSGDGMFNSMKGDRGPGEPDLKEAMEKLNKMDKDTLKMLMEKASQVLDSIKAKKTN; translated from the coding sequence ATGAAGAAGATCATTTTTATCCTGGCCATTGCCACCAGCCTTGCCGCCTGCAACAGCAACGATGCCGGCCCCTCCACCTCCTCACCCACTGCCACCATCGACGGCATGTTCAATGCCATGAAGAACGGGCAGATAGATGACTTTAAAAAATTCATCACAAAAAATGATGCCGCCATGATCGAGGAAGGGATGCGGCTCGCCAACAGCATCGATTCCAATCTCGTTAAAAAGGCAAAAGAAACCATGGCGGATGAGTTCAAAGAAAAAGTAAAGAATGTTTCCTATAAACTGAAGAATGAAAAGATCGACGGCGACAATGCCACCGTGGATGCCGAAGTGACCGAGAACGGCAAGACCGAAACACATGCTTTTAACCTGGTGAAGGAAGACGGCGCCTGGAAGATCGCCCTCAGCAAATCGGGCGACGGCATGTTCAACAGCATGAAGGGAGACAGGGGCCCCGGCGAACCCGACCTGAAAGAGGCAATGGAAAAACTGAATAAAATGGATAAGGATACCTTGAAAATGCTGATGGAGAAAGCCAGCCAGGTACTGGATTCCATTAAAGCAAAAAAGACGAACTAA
- a CDS encoding YceI family protein: MKQGILSAAFIIAMAGTAAAQKYYTKNGSISFFSKTSLENIKADNNQVMSVLNAQTGEIQFSVLVKSFRFEKALMEEHFNENYLESEKYPKATFKGNITDMSRVSFATDGMYTVPVTGDMTMHGVTKKLSTTGTITIKGGKVSAVSKFFVKLADYNISIPNLVKDNIAESVEVTVSSNFDQKM, translated from the coding sequence ATGAAACAAGGGATCCTTTCAGCCGCTTTTATTATTGCAATGGCAGGTACGGCTGCTGCCCAGAAATATTATACCAAGAACGGGAGCATCTCCTTCTTTTCAAAGACCTCCCTGGAAAATATCAAGGCCGATAACAACCAGGTGATGAGTGTGCTGAATGCCCAGACCGGCGAGATCCAGTTTTCGGTACTGGTAAAAAGTTTCCGCTTTGAAAAAGCGTTGATGGAAGAACACTTCAACGAGAATTACCTGGAGAGTGAAAAATATCCCAAAGCAACCTTTAAGGGAAACATCACCGACATGAGCCGGGTATCATTCGCCACCGACGGCATGTATACCGTACCGGTAACGGGTGATATGACCATGCACGGCGTTACAAAGAAACTGAGCACCACCGGAACCATCACCATCAAAGGCGGGAAGGTCTCTGCCGTCTCAAAATTCTTTGTAAAACTCGCCGACTACAATATCAGCATACCCAACCTGGTAAAAGACAATATTGCCGAATCGGTTGAAGTGACCGTTTCTTCCAACTTCGATCAAAAAATGTAA
- a CDS encoding response regulator transcription factor has product MLKILIIEDEEPAAKRLQKMIREAEPGVELLGAIPSVLEALKWFAEHAEPDLIFSDIQLADGTSFDIFKEVKINCPVIFVTAYDQYAIEAFKLNSVDYLLKPLKKDELLAAINKFRATRPAAPPPLDINKLLQAYAPQNQSYKTRFIVRYGEHIKTIQTEDIAYFNTEDKVNFLTSFEGRRFAIDFNLDHLEAQLDPKVFFRINRQFIVSIRSIAEMFAYTKGRVLIKLNPASKHETIVSTERSADFKIWLDGGSVK; this is encoded by the coding sequence ATGCTAAAGATATTGATCATAGAAGACGAGGAACCGGCAGCAAAACGCCTGCAGAAAATGATACGGGAAGCTGAACCCGGTGTGGAACTGCTTGGCGCCATACCCAGTGTGTTGGAGGCCTTAAAATGGTTTGCAGAACATGCGGAACCGGATCTTATCTTTTCCGACATCCAGCTGGCCGATGGCACCAGCTTTGACATCTTTAAGGAAGTAAAGATCAACTGCCCTGTGATATTCGTCACTGCCTACGACCAGTATGCCATTGAAGCATTTAAACTGAACAGTGTTGACTATCTTCTAAAACCGTTAAAAAAAGACGAGTTGCTTGCAGCCATCAATAAATTCAGGGCCACCCGGCCCGCTGCCCCGCCACCGCTCGATATAAACAAACTGCTGCAGGCCTATGCCCCGCAAAACCAGTCGTACAAAACAAGGTTCATTGTACGGTATGGTGAGCATATCAAGACCATCCAGACAGAAGACATCGCTTATTTTAATACAGAAGACAAGGTCAATTTTCTCACCAGCTTTGAAGGCAGGCGTTTTGCCATCGACTTTAACCTGGATCACCTGGAAGCACAGCTTGACCCGAAGGTATTCTTCCGCATCAACCGGCAGTTCATCGTTTCCATACGGTCCATTGCCGAAATGTTTGCATACACCAAGGGCCGGGTATTGATAAAACTCAATCCTGCTTCAAAACACGAGACCATCGTAAGTACTGAGCGGTCGGCCGACTTTAAGATATGGCTTGATGGAGGCAGTGTGAAATAG
- a CDS encoding YceI family protein gives MQRHCLFIFLAASCFLASHPANAQVYGTDKGSISFSSDAPLELIKASSNEMKGRFDVSKKLFAFSIKITSFTGFNSPLQREHFNENYMESVQYPNASFSGRIIEDIDFSKDGTYEVRAKGNLTIHGVTQERIIKCDLLVKEGKINVKANFTVLLAEHNILIPKVVHEKLASEIKVEVKADLASL, from the coding sequence ATGCAAAGACATTGCCTGTTCATATTCCTTGCTGCCTCTTGTTTCCTGGCTTCCCACCCGGCAAATGCACAGGTATATGGCACCGATAAGGGCAGCATCAGTTTCAGTTCCGATGCCCCGCTTGAACTGATAAAGGCCTCCAGCAATGAAATGAAGGGGCGCTTTGATGTGTCGAAGAAGCTGTTTGCCTTCAGCATTAAAATAACTTCCTTCACCGGCTTCAACAGTCCCCTGCAGCGCGAGCACTTCAACGAGAACTATATGGAAAGTGTGCAGTATCCCAATGCTTCGTTCAGCGGGCGCATCATTGAGGACATTGATTTCTCCAAAGACGGCACCTACGAAGTGAGGGCCAAGGGCAACCTCACCATTCATGGGGTAACCCAGGAAAGGATCATCAAGTGCGACCTGCTGGTAAAAGAAGGAAAGATAAATGTAAAGGCCAATTTCACCGTACTGCTTGCCGAACACAATATCCTTATCCCAAAAGTGGTACATGAAAAACTTGCATCCGAAATCAAAGTAGAAGTAAAAGCCGATTTGGCATCGTTATGA
- a CDS encoding PhoH family protein produces the protein MTEAIINLETVNPIEFFGVNNGKLDILKKKFPLLKILSRGTQIKLSGAPEQIEGAREKIDLILRYLERNGHMSANYFEQILGGDDERVIDNFIDRNPNDVLVFGPNGKTVRARTANQKRMVEACDKNDVVFAIGPAGTGKTYTAVALAVRALKNKLVKKIILTRPAVEAGESLGFLPGDLKEKIDPYLRPLYDALDDMIPADKLGYYMSTRTIEIAPLAYMRGRTLDNAFIILDEAQNTNDLQVKMFLTRIGPNAKAIITGDPTQIDLPKNQTSGLFKATRILRNIEGIAHIELDEEDVVRHRLVKQIIKAYNKEDDKSTEQKKGS, from the coding sequence TTGACAGAAGCGATCATTAACCTCGAAACCGTAAACCCTATCGAATTTTTTGGAGTAAACAACGGTAAGCTCGACATCTTAAAAAAGAAATTCCCCCTTTTAAAAATTCTCAGCCGCGGCACCCAGATCAAACTGAGCGGCGCCCCCGAACAGATCGAAGGGGCCCGGGAAAAGATCGACCTCATACTCCGCTACCTGGAACGAAACGGCCACATGAGCGCCAACTATTTTGAACAGATACTCGGCGGTGATGATGAGCGGGTGATCGATAATTTCATTGACCGGAACCCCAACGATGTACTCGTATTTGGCCCCAACGGAAAGACCGTGAGGGCACGTACCGCCAACCAGAAAAGGATGGTGGAAGCCTGCGACAAGAACGATGTGGTGTTTGCCATCGGGCCTGCCGGTACCGGCAAGACCTATACCGCCGTTGCACTCGCCGTTCGGGCATTAAAGAATAAACTGGTAAAAAAGATCATCCTTACCCGCCCGGCTGTGGAAGCAGGCGAAAGCCTTGGTTTCCTGCCCGGCGACCTGAAAGAAAAGATCGACCCATATTTAAGGCCCCTATATGATGCACTGGATGACATGATCCCTGCCGACAAACTCGGCTACTATATGAGCACCCGTACCATTGAGATAGCACCCCTGGCATATATGCGTGGCCGCACACTCGATAATGCATTCATCATACTGGATGAAGCACAGAACACCAACGACCTGCAGGTAAAAATGTTCCTGACAAGGATCGGACCCAATGCAAAAGCCATCATCACCGGCGATCCCACACAGATCGACCTGCCCAAGAACCAGACCAGTGGCCTGTTCAAAGCCACCCGTATCCTGAGGAATATCGAAGGCATTGCCCATATTGAACTGGATGAGGAAGACGTAGTAAGGCATCGCCTGGTAAAACAGATCATCAAAGCCTATAATAAGGAAGACGATAAAAGTACTGAGCAAAAAAAAGGATCCTAA